The following are from one region of the Oncorhynchus masou masou isolate Uvic2021 chromosome 24, UVic_Omas_1.1, whole genome shotgun sequence genome:
- the LOC135511510 gene encoding protein odr-4 homolog has translation MGKGMGKGVIADAAVEKYFANLKASTSYILGLLVGQGEFVVHAAMTPLKEDNPGGLMNEDDKDYILDHAEHLNRMVPGGLSVMGMFVVSPSHQTKESHMKMRRTMAAVENRVSEDRLWGFSEEDTNDRVMLHICSNTNKYPLTQSPLLMTHTLIHTLIHTQ, from the exons ATGGGGAAAGGAATGGGAAAAGGCGTCATTGCTGATGCTGCAGTGGAGAAATACTTTGCTAACCTGAAAGCAAGCACATCTTACATCCTTGGACTTTTAGTTGGACAG GGGGAGTTTGTGGTGCATGCAGCGATGACCCCACTAAAGGAGGACAATCCTGGTGGCCTGATGAATGAGGATGACAAAGACTACATCCTAGATCACGCAGAACAT CTGAACCGCATGGTTCCTGGAGGACTGTCTGTGATGGGCATGTTTGTGGTCTCCCCGTCCCACCAGACCAAAGAGAGCCATATGAAAATGAGGCGG ACTATGGCTGCTGTGGAGAATCGTGTATCCGAGGACAGGCTTTGGGGTTTCTCAGAGGAGGACACCAATGACAGAGTGATGCTTCATATCTGCTCCAACACCAACAAGTATCCTCTTACTCAGTCTCCACTGctgatgacacacacactcatccacacactcatccacacac AGTGA